The following are encoded together in the Culex pipiens pallens isolate TS chromosome 1, TS_CPP_V2, whole genome shotgun sequence genome:
- the LOC128092318 gene encoding uncharacterized protein LOC128092318, with protein MSTTANAVAIVVATTSVVVILATDEPAPATASNYCTNIVSPPPEFLDGPSVRKPQVLELTYSDYFQRLERDPTNLIKNIYLEYRRSHRWNICVFLEGGRSDRELSVQALYFPAEKRRLPFPNQQPMANTSKPVLMMAGNETTLFSTTLSRSKMKAAMLLPNETSIRNLLSMGPSDVTGGVP; from the exons ATGTCCACCACTGCCAACGCCGTCGCGATTGTTGTAGCAACCACCTCGGTTGTAGTTATTCTTGCGACCGATGAGCCGGCCCCCGCCACTGCCTCCAACTATTGCACCAATATAGTGTCTCCGCCTCCGGAAT TTTTGGATGGACCGTCTGTACGAAAGCCGCAAGTCCTGGAGTTGACGTACTCGGATTACTTCCAGAGGTTGGAGCGAGATCCGACGAACCTGATCAAGAACATCTACctggaataccgaagaagtcaccg TTGGAACATCTGTGTCTTTCTCGAAGGAGGACGAAGTGATCGGGAACTATCCGTTCAGGCGCTTTACTTCCCAGCCGAAAAACGTCGACttcccttcccgaatcaacaaccaatggccaacacctccaagcctgtcctgatgatggccggcaacgagaccACCCTGTTCTCTACAACGCTGTCGCGCTCCAAAATGAAGGCCGCGATGTTGCTGCCCAACGAAACGTCCATCCGTAACCTACTCAGCATGGGGCCTTCGGacgtgaccggtggcgtaccgtaa